ACACTCATGCCCAATGGGGTATTTTACCCGCTCAACAAACCCTAGGAAACCCTAAACCGGTTTTCCAACGTTTAGAATTAACTCAAGCGTGAATTTGATATAATCACGAGCTTTACTTTCACTTCCAAACCACCATAAAACTATAAGATTTTAATAACTGAGGTATAACAATGATGTATGAATCGATGGAACAAAATCAAAGTCTCTGTACTCCAGAACAAGTGCTTTCCAATCGAGGAACCGTAGCCATTTTTATTGATGGTTCTAATCTGTTTTATGCTGCCCTGCAACTGGGGATGGAAATTGATTACACTAAGTTATTGTGCCGCTTAACCAATGGTTCTCGGTTGTTACGGTCATTTTTCTATACGGGTGTCGATCGCACTAACGAGAAGCAGCAGGGGTTTTTGTTATGGATGCGTCGCAACGGCTATCGAGTGATTGCCAAAGATTTGGTGCAACTGCCAGATGGTTCTAAAAAAGCGAATTTGGATGTAGAAATTGCAGTTGATATGATGGCTTTAGTGGGATGTTACGATACGGCGGTATTGGTCAGTGGCGATGGAGATCTGGCGTATGCAGTGGATTCAGTGAGCTATCGAGGGGTACGGGTAGAGGTGGTGAGCTTGCGATCGATGACCAGCGATAGTTTAATTAATGTGGCCGATCGCTATATCGATCTGGAGAGCATTAAGGAAGATATCCAGAAAACCCCCCGGCAAAACACCTATTCCTACCGTCCCTTATCCAGCTTAAGTCTGATGGATGAACGACAGGAAAAACGATAATCTTCGCTGTACAGAAATCATAGGTCATCGATCATGGGCAAGAAAACTGGCAATCCCATTGAGGCTGGCATCTCTAACCTAGGGATCGGAACTGGGCTGTCCTTAATTTTGGCGATCGCCTTATCGGGTTGTGGTGGCTCGAATACACCGGATCAGCTCGTGCAAGCAGCATCGGATGCAGAATCATCCGATGATATTCAACTGGTCTTTAAAGACATCACTCTAGAACAAGGAGACGATAAAGGTCAGTTACTTTGGAAAGTGGAGGCCAAGTCAGCTACCTATAGTGAAGATCGACAAATTGCCACCGTAGAAGAACCGTCAGGGGAATTGTATCAAGACGGAAAATTGGTCTATCGAGTGCAAGCGAAGCGGGGAGAAGTTCACCAAGATGGGAATTTGATTTTACTCAAAGAGGATATCAAAGCGATCGCCATTGAAGATGAAGTCGTGTTAGAAGGGAATGAACTGGAATGGCGACCCCAGGCGGATGTTTTGGTGGTTAAAGATACGTTAACTGGCTCCCATCCCCAGGTCGAAGCCAAAGCCGATCAAGTCAATGTCTATAGCCGCTTACGGCAAATGGAATTGATCGGCAATGTAGATGCAATTACCCGTACTCCTCAGTTACGGATGACCACGGAACACTTAGTCTGGTTAATGAAAGATCGGAAAGTGGTGGGATCGGTTCCCCTAGAAGTGAAGCACTATGAAGACGAAGAACAAAAATTAACTGAAATCCCAGAAACGTCTCCTAGCCACACCGCCTTAGCTGGGGGAAGTTTAGTAGACTTAGAGAATGAATCGGTCACCTTGATGAATCAAGTGACATTAACCGCTGCCGATCCAGCCTTAGAAGCCAAAAGTGATTCCATGACATGGGATCTCAAATCCGAGTCTGTGGGAGCCAATCAAACCATTACCTTAGAACATCTGGATGAAAATCTGACCTTAGTGGGCGATCGCGGTACAGTGGATTTAGGCAATAAAGTCGCCTATTTAACGGAAAATGTCCGGGTAACCGGAGGTAAAAATCAGTCCGATCTATCGGCAGAAAGTGTCACCTGGTCTTTTGGAACAGAACAAGTTGAAGCAACCGGAAATGTGACCTATCGTCAAGTCAATCCCCCCTTGTTTCTGCAAGGAGCCAGAGCCTTTGGTCAGTTACAAGATCAAAATATTACTGTAAGCAGTGGCGATCGCACGAGAGTGGTAACTGAGATTATCCCTTAGATACAGCACTGTTTAATTGGAGATATCCCCAAGTTCCGCCTCTAAACAGGATTACATATTCGGCGGGCATTCCCGATCCCGTATTTCCCCGTCCTTCTTGATACCATTCTCCCTGTAATGTCACCCGTGCCAACCCATGGGAGAAGGAACTAGCATCGCTAAAATGAGGGGGAATTACAAACGTTCCAGTTTGATCGATAAATCCACATTTTGGCCCGAATCTCACCATCGCTAAACCTTCAGAAAATGGTTCTACGGGAGAATAGGGTCGATCGCGAACATCCTCTAATCCGTAAAATTGGGGGGCGATTGCGATGTCTCCCGTTTTATCGATATATCCCCATTTCTTCTCCCATTCTTCTCCCATTTCAATGGCTGCGAGTCCTTCTGAAAACTTTTGGATTCTATGAGGTGTTTCCAAGACTAGATTGCCTGTGCGATCGATACATCCATAAACGCCGTTCAATCTCACCACGGCTAAACCATCCGAAAATCGATCGGCTTGCTCAAATTGGGGTTCAACGATCGCATTTCCCTGGTTATCCAGATACCCATAACGCCCATTGCTCCAGATCGCGACTCGCTCCTCAGAAAAGCGATATCCCCGCTCTAACTCTGGCGGAATTACCCAGTTTCCCGTGGTATCAATATACCCATATTTTTCTCCCACTTTCACCGCAGCACGGCCATTGTAGAAGCGATCGCTCGATTCAAATTGGGGTTCAATCACCACTTGACCTGTTGGGTCAATATACCCCGATTTTCCCTCTTTTTGTACTAAACCCAAACCTTCCGAAAAGGGAGCAGCCATCTCCCATTCTGCGGGAATGACCAAATTTCCTTCCTGATTCAGATATCCATACTTCAACCCAGAATGGGTCTCTGTAGAGACTGGAATTAGGGGGTCTGAAGTGGGCAATTCACGCTCAATCTCAAAGCCCCACTCTAAGATTTGATAGTGACGATCGAATTCAATGGGTTGACCGTTGAGGTTGATTAAATCATAGCCCAATTGACCCGAAACAAGGGCTACGCCTTGAAAGAAATGAGACGCTCGACTAAATTTGGGTGCGATCGCCCAATGTTCTCCTCCTCCGATAGCAGATAAAGGAACTGTATTCCATATCCCTAGGGTTTGACATAAAATGGCGGCCACTTCTCCCCGTGTTGCTGGTTGATTAGGGCGCAATTTGCGGCGATCGGGAAAATTAACAATGAGATAGCCAAATAATGCTGCGGTTAACTTAGGTAGGGCATAATGGGGAATCTCTTGGGCATCATCAAAATAGAGTTTGAGGTTCGTTTTGCTAACGGTAACGGTTGGGGGAATCTCTAACTTTAAATGGGACGCGATCGCAATCAACACTTGAACCCGAGGAATGGGTTGCTCTGGCTTAAATGCCAAACCCGGATAACCGACTAAAAATCCTTTAGAAACAGCGGTTTGAATTGCTTCATAGGCCCAATGACTTTGGGGCACATCCACAAAATTTTTCCGATCTCGAATGGGTTTAGCACTGGAAAACACATTGCAGAGCAAAACGGCAAATTCAGCACGAGTGACTAAACCCTCTGGTCGAAACGTGCGATCGGGATACCCTTGAACCAGGTTTAATTCTGCTAATTGGGCGATCGCTGCTTTTGACCAATGAGCTTCAATATCAGAAAACATCAGGTTATCGGCGATCGTAAATAACGGTTAGCTTTGACGGGGCGATGATCTGGCAAACTTAAAGACTCAGAAAGGGTTACTACTCTACATTCAACGGTAATCGTAGTTCCCCCATAGCCATAGGCCAAATTCTCAGGAACAAAGGAATCGCGAGGGCTAAATAATTGTAGTAATACCCAAGAATAGGCTATCCACAAGACGAGACCAACGATTAACCCATTAACTTCCATCATTACTCAATATCCTCATGCCCAGATATTTAAAGTTGCTTATCATTCATTATAAGACCTAGGGAACCCTGAAGTTGCTGATTTATTTAACGAAATATTACAAGCGATCTCTTCTCCGGCTCAGTCCATGGAAGTTAAGATAATCTATATATTTCCCCTGGCATTCTTCATCAATTGCTACCTTAGAGATAAATATCCGTTTTCAAAACTTCTCAAATTTCAGGTTTTTAGATATGGTCTTTGACCTTGCCCATCTCCCCTATTGGATCTTTCTCGGTTTAGGAGTTGTCTTATTTTTACTGGTCATTTTTTCTGGAGGTGGAGATAGTGATGGCGATGTAGACATTGACGCTGATGCAGATTGGGATACTGACCTAGATATGGACGTAGAAGCAGACGCTGAAGGTGGTTTTAGCGCTCTGCAAGCATTAGGATGGTT
The sequence above is drawn from the Roseofilum reptotaenium CS-1145 genome and encodes:
- a CDS encoding LabA-like NYN domain-containing protein, with amino-acid sequence MEQNQSLCTPEQVLSNRGTVAIFIDGSNLFYAALQLGMEIDYTKLLCRLTNGSRLLRSFFYTGVDRTNEKQQGFLLWMRRNGYRVIAKDLVQLPDGSKKANLDVEIAVDMMALVGCYDTAVLVSGDGDLAYAVDSVSYRGVRVEVVSLRSMTSDSLINVADRYIDLESIKEDIQKTPRQNTYSYRPLSSLSLMDERQEKR
- a CDS encoding WG repeat-containing protein, translated to MFSDIEAHWSKAAIAQLAELNLVQGYPDRTFRPEGLVTRAEFAVLLCNVFSSAKPIRDRKNFVDVPQSHWAYEAIQTAVSKGFLVGYPGLAFKPEQPIPRVQVLIAIASHLKLEIPPTVTVSKTNLKLYFDDAQEIPHYALPKLTAALFGYLIVNFPDRRKLRPNQPATRGEVAAILCQTLGIWNTVPLSAIGGGEHWAIAPKFSRASHFFQGVALVSGQLGYDLINLNGQPIEFDRHYQILEWGFEIERELPTSDPLIPVSTETHSGLKYGYLNQEGNLVIPAEWEMAAPFSEGLGLVQKEGKSGYIDPTGQVVIEPQFESSDRFYNGRAAVKVGEKYGYIDTTGNWVIPPELERGYRFSEERVAIWSNGRYGYLDNQGNAIVEPQFEQADRFSDGLAVVRLNGVYGCIDRTGNLVLETPHRIQKFSEGLAAIEMGEEWEKKWGYIDKTGDIAIAPQFYGLEDVRDRPYSPVEPFSEGLAMVRFGPKCGFIDQTGTFVIPPHFSDASSFSHGLARVTLQGEWYQEGRGNTGSGMPAEYVILFRGGTWGYLQLNSAVSKG
- the lptC gene encoding LPS export ABC transporter periplasmic protein LptC encodes the protein MGKKTGNPIEAGISNLGIGTGLSLILAIALSGCGGSNTPDQLVQAASDAESSDDIQLVFKDITLEQGDDKGQLLWKVEAKSATYSEDRQIATVEEPSGELYQDGKLVYRVQAKRGEVHQDGNLILLKEDIKAIAIEDEVVLEGNELEWRPQADVLVVKDTLTGSHPQVEAKADQVNVYSRLRQMELIGNVDAITRTPQLRMTTEHLVWLMKDRKVVGSVPLEVKHYEDEEQKLTEIPETSPSHTALAGGSLVDLENESVTLMNQVTLTAADPALEAKSDSMTWDLKSESVGANQTITLEHLDENLTLVGDRGTVDLGNKVAYLTENVRVTGGKNQSDLSAESVTWSFGTEQVEATGNVTYRQVNPPLFLQGARAFGQLQDQNITVSSGDRTRVVTEIIP